The following proteins are encoded in a genomic region of Natrinema sp. DC36:
- a CDS encoding phosphoserine phosphatase, producing MVDESKNIELTEDDLANKSKGQLIKMAGQLRDRRNELNQMASERASKRDDLNAKTREKVDEAQEHREQRDELNEQVQEHKENRNELNAEANELFDKVEQLKSDMELNEGKDLDELEEEIEQLEFKQQTEVLSSEEEKELIEKIEGKREEYEERKQKLDQNEDLEELVDEAEEVRSDASQHHQKVTELADKAQEHHNQMIEAYREADDIRDEADEMHESFVEAQEAADQHHEDFVRVQKRLRELDKEEEEERKSERDKKKEEAKEEAEEIYQKFKEGETLDTEDLMKLQKTGLL from the coding sequence ATGGTAGACGAATCGAAAAACATCGAACTGACAGAGGACGACCTAGCAAACAAATCGAAAGGGCAGCTCATCAAGATGGCCGGTCAACTGCGAGACCGGCGAAACGAGCTGAACCAGATGGCTTCCGAGCGCGCTTCCAAACGCGACGATCTCAACGCGAAGACTCGCGAGAAGGTCGACGAAGCCCAGGAGCACCGCGAGCAGCGCGACGAGCTCAACGAACAGGTCCAGGAACACAAGGAAAACCGCAACGAGCTCAACGCCGAAGCCAACGAGCTGTTCGACAAGGTCGAGCAGCTTAAATCGGACATGGAGCTCAACGAGGGGAAGGATCTCGACGAGCTCGAAGAGGAGATCGAGCAACTCGAGTTCAAACAGCAGACCGAGGTCCTCTCGAGCGAGGAGGAAAAGGAGCTCATCGAGAAGATCGAGGGAAAGCGCGAGGAGTACGAGGAGCGCAAGCAGAAGCTCGATCAGAACGAGGACCTCGAGGAGCTCGTCGATGAGGCCGAGGAAGTGCGATCGGACGCCTCCCAGCACCACCAGAAGGTGACGGAGCTGGCGGACAAGGCCCAGGAACACCACAACCAGATGATCGAAGCCTATCGCGAGGCCGACGACATCCGCGACGAGGCCGACGAGATGCACGAGTCCTTCGTCGAGGCCCAGGAGGCCGCCGACCAGCACCACGAGGACTTCGTCCGCGTCCAGAAGCGCCTGCGCGAACTGGACAAGGAAGAAGAAGAGGAGCGCAAGTCCGAGCGCGACAAGAAGAAAGAGGAGGCCAAGGAGGAGGCCGAGGAAATCTATCAGAAGTTCAAGGAAGGCGAGACCCTCGACACCGAGGACCTGATGAAACTCCAGAAGACGGGACTGCTCTAA
- a CDS encoding nuclear transport factor 2 family protein: protein MTSNEHRSAASPTARERVTEFYAEFNHAVTNGGETDELAATLADDVCWTDATTGSHADRTYTGIEAVLENVIREPGRRADHLQALPERVIEADETTVVTGAYVGTIDGRNFDVAFAHVFDLNDGRIRTCTAYRDTALEQRVFDA from the coding sequence ATGACATCGAACGAGCACCGGTCGGCCGCGAGCCCGACCGCTCGAGAACGGGTGACCGAGTTCTACGCCGAGTTCAATCACGCCGTGACGAACGGCGGCGAAACGGACGAGTTGGCGGCGACGCTGGCGGACGACGTTTGCTGGACCGACGCTACGACCGGCAGTCACGCCGATCGAACCTATACGGGAATCGAGGCCGTCCTCGAGAACGTAATCAGGGAGCCGGGCCGGCGAGCCGATCACCTCCAGGCGCTGCCGGAACGGGTCATCGAGGCGGACGAAACGACGGTCGTAACGGGTGCCTACGTCGGCACGATCGACGGGCGGAATTTCGACGTCGCGTTCGCCCACGTGTTCGACCTGAACGACGGACGGATACGGACGTGTACCGCCTACAGGGATACCGCCCTCGAGCAACGGGTATTCGATGCATAA
- a CDS encoding carboxylate--amine ligase, with amino-acid sequence MQRYRDDADDAGVVVPGIDAPSTVACLRSLRPRGVRTIVGSESRSTPAAASAYRDEFVGLPDPNSDLAAYGDALLSLAERPDVETIVPVREEDVYVLAERKDAFADEVATPWPDFETLRQVQDRVELFAAADAAGVAAPDTALLDQWDDWDRETIVKPRYTVASSDYLGARFDDAEIGSTEYQQPGVRPDPQAELETRGHVPIVQERIPDSREFGFFALYDHGEAVATFQHCQRRGWKYCGGPSAYRESVHIPELETAGRALLDELEWHGLAMVEFLRDPADGEFKLMEINPRFWSSLPFSVRAGADFPYYYWQLATGESIVSEPTYEVGMGGHLLRGELSYLHSVATEAYPLVERPSLQTAAREVATSLVRHPRFDYAVADDPVPFFQDGVNLVRAWLDSRSDAEPPAETEANVETEIADEDGTETADTSPTVDGDSTRSAQTDGGSPSDSRRP; translated from the coding sequence ATGCAACGATACAGGGACGACGCGGACGACGCGGGCGTGGTCGTACCGGGGATCGACGCCCCGAGTACCGTCGCCTGTCTCCGATCGCTCCGACCGCGCGGCGTCCGCACTATCGTCGGTTCCGAGTCGCGGTCGACCCCGGCGGCCGCCTCGGCGTACCGTGACGAGTTCGTCGGCCTGCCGGACCCGAACTCGGATCTCGCCGCGTACGGAGACGCCCTCCTCTCGCTGGCCGAGCGCCCGGACGTCGAGACGATCGTTCCGGTCCGCGAGGAGGACGTGTACGTGCTCGCCGAGCGCAAGGACGCGTTCGCCGACGAGGTCGCGACCCCGTGGCCGGACTTCGAAACCCTCCGGCAGGTACAGGATCGCGTCGAACTGTTCGCGGCCGCCGACGCGGCCGGCGTCGCGGCTCCCGACACCGCGCTCCTCGATCAGTGGGACGACTGGGACCGGGAGACGATCGTGAAACCGCGCTATACCGTCGCTTCGTCCGACTATCTCGGCGCGCGGTTCGACGACGCGGAGATCGGCTCGACGGAGTACCAGCAACCGGGCGTTCGACCGGACCCGCAGGCCGAACTCGAGACGCGCGGCCACGTCCCGATCGTCCAGGAGCGGATCCCCGACTCCCGGGAGTTCGGTTTCTTCGCGCTCTACGATCACGGCGAGGCGGTCGCGACGTTCCAACACTGTCAGCGCCGGGGCTGGAAGTACTGCGGCGGCCCCAGCGCGTACCGGGAGTCGGTCCACATTCCCGAACTCGAGACCGCCGGCCGCGCCCTGCTCGACGAACTCGAGTGGCACGGGCTCGCGATGGTCGAGTTCCTGCGCGACCCCGCGGACGGCGAGTTCAAGCTGATGGAGATCAACCCGCGGTTCTGGTCGTCGCTGCCCTTCTCGGTTCGCGCGGGCGCGGACTTTCCCTACTACTACTGGCAGCTGGCGACCGGCGAGTCGATCGTGTCGGAGCCGACCTACGAGGTCGGGATGGGCGGGCACCTCTTGCGGGGCGAACTCAGCTACCTCCACAGCGTGGCGACCGAAGCGTACCCGCTCGTCGAGCGCCCGTCGCTTCAGACGGCCGCGCGCGAGGTCGCCACGTCGCTCGTTCGCCACCCTCGATTCGATTACGCGGTCGCCGACGATCCGGTGCCGTTCTTCCAGGACGGCGTGAACCTCGTGCGGGCGTGGCTCGACAGCCGGTCCGACGCGGAGCCGCCGGCCGAGACCGAGGCGAACGTCGAGACCGAAATCGCGGACGAAGACGGGACGGAGACTGCCGATACGAGTCCGACCGTGGACGGGGACTCGACGCGGTCGGCCCAGACCGACGGCGGGTCGCCGTCCGACTCGAGGCGACCGTAG
- the sppA gene encoding signal peptide peptidase SppA, producing MVSSGGIDRLATVALGGLASAAVAVALFVVYPETLTDLLGVLVAIAAVLVGLRFASNIAGSLFPAYDVAEVAVEGPISRDGGGGPLPTSPGATPADDIVDQIDRANDDDNVRALLLKLNTPGGEVVPSDDIRLAAERFDGPAVAYATDVCASGGYWIASGCDELWAREGSIVGSIGVIGSRVNASDLAEKVGLSYERFAAGDYKDAGTPLKDLEDEEREYLQGIIDDYYDTFVERVSDGRDLEPEFVRDTEARIYLGEQAHELDLVDHLGTRRELETELADRLDTDEVTVEEFEPERPLMARVGAGAQRVAYAFGAGIAGLGDGRGFRLRS from the coding sequence GTGGTCAGTAGTGGCGGGATCGATCGACTCGCGACGGTCGCTCTCGGCGGACTCGCGTCCGCCGCCGTCGCGGTCGCCCTGTTCGTCGTCTATCCGGAGACGCTGACGGATCTGCTCGGCGTCCTGGTCGCGATCGCGGCCGTTCTCGTCGGGCTGCGGTTCGCGAGCAATATCGCCGGCTCGCTGTTTCCGGCCTACGATGTCGCCGAGGTCGCCGTCGAGGGTCCGATCAGTCGGGACGGCGGTGGCGGTCCACTCCCCACGAGTCCGGGCGCGACACCGGCCGACGACATCGTCGACCAGATCGATCGCGCGAACGACGACGACAACGTGCGGGCGCTCCTCCTGAAGCTGAACACGCCCGGCGGCGAAGTGGTGCCGAGCGACGATATCCGCCTCGCGGCCGAGCGGTTCGACGGACCCGCGGTCGCCTACGCGACGGACGTCTGTGCCAGCGGCGGCTACTGGATCGCCAGCGGCTGCGACGAGCTCTGGGCGCGAGAGGGCTCCATCGTCGGCTCGATCGGCGTCATCGGCTCGCGGGTCAACGCCAGCGACCTCGCCGAGAAGGTCGGCCTCTCCTACGAGCGATTCGCCGCCGGCGACTACAAGGACGCCGGCACCCCGCTGAAGGACCTCGAGGACGAGGAACGCGAGTACCTGCAGGGGATAATCGACGACTACTACGACACCTTCGTCGAGCGGGTCAGCGACGGGCGGGACCTCGAGCCCGAGTTCGTCCGCGACACCGAAGCGCGGATCTACCTCGGCGAGCAGGCGCACGAGCTCGACCTGGTCGATCACCTCGGCACGCGGCGGGAACTCGAGACCGAACTGGCCGATCGCCTCGACACGGACGAGGTGACCGTCGAGGAGTTCGAACCCGAGCGGCCGCTAATGGCCCGCGTCGGCGCGGGAGCGCAGCGGGTCGCGTACGCCTTCGGTGCCGGGATCGCCGGCCTCGGCGACGGGCGCGGGTTCCGGCTGCGGAGCTGA
- a CDS encoding DUF373 family protein — MTTLVVCLDRTDDVGRKTGLRSPVVGWEAVRALVTDVGLADPEDSGVNTLLESLRVAQDLRDENEEVVVAVVSGDRESMVSADRAVAEQLDDLIADYDPDSAVVVTDSADDERLIPIVESRVRVDSVDRVVVRQARDIESTYYLLKQFLADEELRQTVLVPIGLTLLVFPLLATTVGPAEGAAAITTVIGLFLLYKGFNVDEILARFAHQTRESLYSGQVSVVTYVVAAGLTFVGLFVGALGVSNLGDTPGVVIPATRFAFDSIPWLAMAALTASAGRLLDEAIGEDPIRRSFLNLPFIVVAVGLVVRGFSAYFLEEQDVIDPFVVPENEFGIFSNEQFVMVAGERLALFVVTAIVISLVGARIASSVSGSREDVERGDGGPETEPADGDPPSPDGPEAVADREADPTLERFDPERTDGGADSNASPDAGADPSTGSDAGGRDP, encoded by the coding sequence GTGACAACGCTGGTCGTCTGCCTCGACCGGACCGACGACGTCGGCCGGAAGACTGGCCTCCGCTCGCCCGTCGTCGGCTGGGAAGCAGTCCGCGCGCTCGTGACCGACGTCGGCCTCGCGGATCCGGAGGACTCGGGAGTGAATACCCTGCTCGAGTCGCTGCGGGTCGCCCAGGACCTGCGCGACGAGAACGAGGAGGTCGTCGTCGCGGTCGTCTCGGGCGACCGCGAGTCGATGGTGTCGGCCGATCGGGCGGTCGCAGAGCAGCTTGACGACCTCATCGCCGACTACGACCCGGACTCGGCGGTCGTGGTGACCGACAGCGCGGACGACGAACGGCTGATTCCGATCGTCGAGAGCCGCGTTCGGGTCGACTCCGTCGATCGCGTCGTCGTCCGGCAGGCCCGCGACATCGAGTCGACCTACTACCTGCTCAAGCAGTTCCTCGCGGACGAGGAACTGCGACAGACCGTCCTCGTTCCGATCGGGCTAACGCTGCTCGTCTTTCCGCTGCTCGCGACCACCGTCGGCCCCGCGGAGGGAGCGGCCGCGATCACCACCGTCATCGGACTCTTCTTGCTCTACAAGGGGTTCAACGTCGACGAGATCCTGGCGAGATTCGCCCACCAGACGCGGGAGTCGCTGTACTCCGGCCAGGTGTCGGTCGTCACCTACGTGGTCGCGGCCGGACTGACGTTCGTCGGTCTGTTCGTCGGCGCGCTCGGCGTCTCAAATCTCGGAGACACGCCGGGAGTAGTCATCCCGGCGACGCGCTTCGCGTTCGACAGCATCCCCTGGCTGGCGATGGCCGCGCTGACCGCCAGCGCCGGTCGGCTGCTCGACGAGGCGATCGGCGAGGATCCGATCCGCCGGTCCTTTCTCAACCTGCCGTTTATCGTCGTCGCCGTCGGGCTGGTGGTTCGGGGCTTCTCCGCGTACTTCCTCGAGGAGCAGGATGTAATCGATCCGTTCGTCGTCCCCGAAAACGAGTTCGGGATCTTCTCGAACGAGCAGTTCGTGATGGTGGCCGGGGAACGGCTCGCGCTGTTCGTCGTCACCGCGATCGTGATCAGCCTCGTCGGGGCGCGGATCGCCTCGTCCGTCAGCGGCTCGCGCGAGGACGTCGAACGGGGTGACGGCGGTCCGGAGACGGAACCCGCGGACGGCGATCCGCCGTCGCCGGACGGTCCCGAGGCGGTCGCCGATCGCGAGGCCGATCCGACGCTGGAGCGGTTCGATCCCGAGCGCACCGACGGCGGGGCCGACTCGAACGCGAGTCCCGATGCCGGAGCCGACCCGAGTACGGGATCCGACGCCGGCGGACGGGACCCCTGA
- a CDS encoding diphthine--ammonia ligase — translation MSDADGAWVSLFSGGKDSSWALYRALEQGLPVERLVTVHPAGDSYMYHVPATELAAQAAESIGIELIDVEPDDFAADAATDSSAQGDDELEPLEAALEELDRLLAGGIAGVTAGAVESEYQTSRIRGMCDRLDCDLFAPLWQENPRELADAMLEAGFEITIIQVAAHGLDESWLGRTLDADAIADLEDLHEEYGVHILGEGGEFETFVVDGPHMDRRIDLEYETEWGGTRGRLRITDARLE, via the coding sequence ATGAGCGACGCAGACGGCGCGTGGGTGAGCCTCTTCTCCGGCGGTAAGGACTCCTCGTGGGCGCTGTATCGGGCCCTCGAGCAGGGGCTCCCCGTCGAACGGCTCGTCACCGTCCATCCCGCGGGCGACTCGTACATGTATCACGTCCCCGCAACGGAGCTGGCCGCGCAGGCGGCGGAAAGCATTGGGATCGAACTGATCGACGTCGAACCCGACGACTTCGCGGCCGACGCGGCGACCGACTCGAGCGCGCAGGGCGACGACGAACTCGAGCCCCTCGAGGCCGCCCTCGAGGAACTCGATCGCCTCCTCGCGGGCGGTATCGCCGGCGTCACGGCGGGAGCCGTCGAGAGCGAGTACCAGACGAGCCGCATTCGGGGGATGTGCGACCGGCTCGACTGCGACCTCTTCGCGCCGCTGTGGCAGGAAAACCCCCGCGAACTGGCCGACGCGATGCTCGAGGCGGGCTTCGAAATTACGATCATTCAGGTCGCGGCTCACGGACTCGACGAGTCGTGGCTGGGTCGAACGCTCGACGCCGATGCGATTGCGGATCTCGAGGATCTCCACGAGGAGTACGGCGTCCACATTCTGGGAGAGGGCGGCGAGTTCGAGACGTTCGTCGTGGACGGGCCACATATGGATCGGCGGATCGATCTCGAGTACGAGACCGAGTGGGGCGGGACGCGCGGGCGGTTGCGGATTACGGACGCGCGACTCGAGTGA
- a CDS encoding DUF3267 domain-containing protein has protein sequence MVETDSTVRTERETPSPPAPPEGYDEPKLFEYPTLMLLLVSIPLFLFTAYGFGWLLWQIQGPEVFATLFSVTETEDSTVVVLDMIDVGLPLVVALFVTVVVHELIHGTVMHYYGQDVTYGVNPAMGAFYAAAFGQFQRREQLFPIGLAPLVSIAVVATPFLAVPVSSIAVTAYMVVVINTTGAVGDLYVVWRLRRMPEGTLLYDVDLRHMYVFEPLDVGA, from the coding sequence ATGGTCGAGACGGATTCGACAGTCCGTACCGAACGAGAGACGCCGAGTCCACCGGCACCACCGGAGGGATACGACGAGCCGAAACTGTTCGAATATCCGACACTGATGCTGCTGTTGGTGTCAATTCCGCTGTTTTTGTTCACGGCATACGGATTCGGCTGGTTGCTCTGGCAAATACAGGGACCGGAGGTGTTCGCAACGCTGTTCAGCGTGACTGAAACGGAGGATAGTACAGTAGTCGTCTTGGACATGATCGATGTGGGACTTCCGCTCGTCGTAGCACTGTTCGTGACAGTCGTCGTCCACGAACTAATTCACGGTACTGTTATGCACTACTACGGACAGGACGTGACCTACGGGGTGAATCCGGCCATGGGTGCCTTCTACGCGGCGGCGTTCGGTCAGTTCCAGCGACGCGAGCAACTGTTCCCCATCGGGCTCGCCCCGCTCGTGAGTATCGCGGTCGTTGCGACGCCGTTTTTGGCCGTTCCCGTGTCGAGCATCGCCGTCACGGCCTATATGGTGGTAGTCATAAATACGACCGGCGCGGTCGGGGACCTGTACGTCGTCTGGCGTCTCCGGCGGATGCCGGAGGGAACGCTCCTGTACGATGTCGATCTCCGACACATGTACGTATTCGAACCGCTCGATGTCGGGGCGTGA
- a CDS encoding metal-dependent hydrolase → MVDVTGHLAMALLFAAPSWLVWGRRGALGFTGFALVTAMLPDTDLVLQQVLPITHHGVTHTVVFVLLMSVLVGAAVAKWLTPWFAASRWIRSTEITSETVFVFATAGLALGGISHLFADILSAPDIAPPIKPFWPLYSEPVIVDVIYYDSPIWNFGLFAVAIGLHLVLARYESAPLETRYRISS, encoded by the coding sequence ATGGTCGACGTCACCGGCCACCTCGCGATGGCGCTGCTGTTCGCCGCCCCGTCGTGGCTCGTCTGGGGCCGACGTGGCGCGCTGGGGTTTACGGGCTTCGCGTTAGTCACCGCGATGCTCCCGGACACCGATCTCGTCTTGCAGCAGGTGCTCCCGATCACCCACCACGGCGTGACTCACACCGTAGTGTTCGTGCTCCTGATGAGCGTCCTCGTCGGCGCGGCCGTCGCGAAGTGGCTCACCCCCTGGTTCGCTGCTAGCCGCTGGATTCGAAGCACCGAGATCACGTCCGAGACGGTCTTCGTCTTCGCGACAGCGGGGTTAGCACTCGGCGGAATCAGCCACCTGTTCGCGGATATCCTCTCCGCACCCGACATCGCGCCCCCGATCAAGCCCTTCTGGCCGCTGTACTCGGAGCCGGTGATCGTCGACGTCATCTACTACGATTCGCCGATCTGGAACTTCGGGCTGTTCGCCGTGGCAATCGGACTCCACCTGGTGCTCGCCCGGTACGAGAGCGCGCCGCTCGAGACGAGGTATCGGATCAGTAGCTGA
- the purH gene encoding bifunctional phosphoribosylaminoimidazolecarboxamide formyltransferase/IMP cyclohydrolase — MTRIAGMAGNRGRNLLNIADRRPGGVEFAVVLTNTEDAPVLEAAAERGIPTEVVPLEDGMSRSEHEEAVLEALSDYEFDLVCLDGYMRILSDTFLESAPTTLNVHPALLPSFPGMDAWGDALEAGVSVTGCTVHVVTDATDAEGAVLESEVDAGPIVTQEPIPVYEGDDEEDLKERVLYEGEFRAYPRAVKWFAEGAVDVDLKAGTVSVDADVASTDSNDHNGLPARRLVSDDRADTLRYGENPHQDAAVYADYTCDEASVVHADQLNEGAKSLSYNNYNDADGALNLIKEFDEPAAAVIKHTNPAGCATADSVAEAYEKALSTDPMSAFGGIVALNRKCDAATAEQVIDSFKEVVVAPGYTDDALEVLLEKDNLRVLDVGELGERTERFTEKPLVGGRLVQERDLQSISVDDLEVVTEREPSDAELESMVFAWQTLKHVKSNGILFTKGTETVGVGMGQVSRVDAVRLAAMKADEHAEGKDAEGAVMASDAFFPFPDGIEEAAEAGIEAVVQPGGSVNDEDVIEAANEHGMAMAFTGQRSFRHD; from the coding sequence ATGACGCGAATCGCCGGGATGGCCGGCAACCGAGGGCGCAATCTGTTGAACATCGCCGACCGACGGCCGGGCGGAGTCGAGTTCGCCGTCGTCCTGACGAACACCGAGGACGCGCCGGTGCTCGAGGCCGCGGCCGAGCGCGGGATTCCGACCGAGGTCGTTCCGCTGGAGGACGGCATGAGCCGCAGCGAGCACGAGGAGGCGGTGCTCGAGGCGCTGTCGGACTACGAGTTCGACCTCGTCTGTCTGGACGGCTACATGCGGATCCTCTCCGATACCTTCCTCGAATCCGCGCCGACCACGCTGAACGTTCACCCCGCACTGCTGCCGTCGTTCCCCGGGATGGACGCGTGGGGCGACGCGCTCGAGGCCGGCGTCTCGGTGACCGGCTGTACGGTCCACGTCGTCACCGACGCGACGGACGCCGAGGGCGCGGTCCTCGAGAGCGAGGTCGACGCCGGGCCGATCGTCACGCAAGAGCCGATCCCGGTCTACGAGGGCGACGACGAGGAGGACCTGAAAGAGCGGGTTCTCTACGAGGGCGAGTTCCGCGCGTACCCGCGAGCCGTGAAGTGGTTCGCCGAAGGGGCAGTCGATGTGGATCTCAAGGCGGGCACCGTTTCTGTCGACGCGGACGTGGCGAGTACGGATTCGAACGATCACAACGGTCTCCCGGCACGTCGGCTGGTCTCCGACGACCGCGCGGACACGCTCCGCTACGGGGAGAACCCGCACCAGGACGCCGCGGTCTACGCCGACTACACCTGCGACGAGGCCAGCGTCGTCCACGCCGACCAATTGAACGAGGGCGCGAAGTCGCTGTCGTACAACAACTACAACGACGCCGACGGTGCGCTCAACCTCATCAAGGAGTTCGACGAGCCCGCGGCGGCGGTCATCAAACACACCAATCCCGCGGGCTGTGCGACCGCCGACTCGGTGGCCGAGGCCTACGAGAAGGCCCTCTCGACGGACCCGATGAGCGCCTTCGGCGGCATCGTCGCGCTGAATCGCAAGTGCGACGCCGCGACCGCCGAGCAGGTCATCGACTCGTTCAAGGAGGTCGTCGTCGCGCCCGGCTACACCGACGACGCGCTCGAGGTACTCCTCGAGAAGGACAATCTCCGTGTCTTAGACGTCGGCGAGTTAGGTGAGCGGACCGAGCGCTTCACCGAAAAACCCCTCGTCGGCGGCCGGCTGGTCCAGGAACGCGACCTCCAGTCGATCTCGGTCGACGACCTCGAGGTCGTCACCGAGCGCGAGCCGAGCGACGCGGAACTCGAGTCGATGGTGTTCGCGTGGCAGACACTCAAACACGTCAAATCGAACGGGATCCTCTTCACGAAGGGCACCGAGACGGTCGGCGTCGGGATGGGACAGGTCTCTCGAGTCGACGCGGTTCGGCTGGCAGCGATGAAGGCCGATGAACACGCGGAGGGAAAGGACGCTGAGGGAGCCGTTATGGCCTCGGACGCGTTCTTCCCGTTCCCGGACGGTATCGAGGAGGCCGCGGAGGCGGGCATCGAAGCGGTCGTCCAGCCCGGCGGCTCGGTCAACGACGAGGACGTGATCGAGGCGGCGAACGAACACGGCATGGCGATGGCGTTTACAGGCCAGCGGAGTTTTCGGCACGACTGA
- the purB gene encoding adenylosuccinate lyase: MTETDALYAVSPLDGRYDGRTAPLSPYASEAALMRARVRVEVEYLIALADLEATPLELGLEAREHLRGLYSHFAEEDARLIKKLETEGHADFEATNHDVKAVEYFVRHRLPEDSDASAWIHFGLTSEDVNNLAHRLLVRDAVDEVLLPELYDVRDTLAGMAREHRDLPMLARTHGQPATPTTFGKEMAVYASRLGRATGRIRQATDDLRGKLGGASGTYAAHVAAYPDVDWPAFAREFVEGLGLEFEPLTTQVNPCDDLAALFDAFRGANAVLLDLDLDVWLYVSDRYLGQEAVEGETGSSTMPHKVNPIDFENSEGNLSKANSDLSFLADYVTTSRLQRDLSDSTVKRNIGGAFAHCLIAYGKTASGLSKVVPNEQVMRDDLEDTPEIIGEAVQTVLRREGQADAYERVKAVTRGKDVTLADFRELFDELEVDEDVREELHALTPAGYTGVASRLVDDLE; encoded by the coding sequence ATGACCGAGACCGACGCCCTGTACGCCGTCTCGCCGCTGGACGGCCGGTACGACGGCCGGACCGCCCCGCTGTCGCCGTACGCGAGCGAGGCCGCGCTCATGCGCGCCCGCGTTCGCGTCGAAGTCGAGTACCTGATCGCGCTAGCCGACCTCGAGGCGACGCCGCTCGAACTCGGCCTCGAGGCGCGCGAGCACCTCCGCGGGCTGTACAGCCACTTCGCCGAGGAGGACGCACGATTGATCAAAAAACTCGAGACGGAGGGTCACGCCGACTTCGAGGCGACGAACCACGACGTGAAGGCCGTCGAGTACTTCGTTCGGCACCGACTGCCCGAGGACAGCGACGCCTCGGCCTGGATCCACTTCGGGCTGACCAGCGAGGACGTGAATAACCTCGCCCACCGGCTGCTCGTCCGGGACGCCGTCGACGAGGTGCTCCTTCCGGAACTGTACGACGTTCGGGACACGCTCGCCGGGATGGCCCGCGAGCACCGCGACCTTCCAATGTTGGCCCGGACCCACGGCCAGCCCGCGACGCCGACGACGTTCGGCAAGGAGATGGCCGTCTACGCCTCGCGTCTGGGTCGGGCGACCGGCCGCATCCGGCAGGCGACAGACGATCTGCGGGGGAAACTCGGCGGCGCGTCGGGCACCTACGCGGCCCACGTCGCCGCCTATCCCGACGTCGACTGGCCGGCGTTTGCACGGGAGTTCGTAGAGGGGCTGGGCCTCGAGTTCGAACCCCTCACGACGCAGGTCAATCCCTGTGACGACCTCGCGGCGCTGTTCGACGCGTTCCGCGGGGCCAACGCCGTGTTGCTCGATCTTGATCTCGACGTGTGGCTCTACGTCTCCGACCGCTACCTCGGGCAGGAGGCCGTCGAGGGCGAGACGGGGTCGTCGACGATGCCCCACAAGGTCAACCCGATCGACTTCGAAAACAGCGAGGGCAACCTCTCGAAGGCCAATTCGGATCTCTCTTTCCTCGCGGACTACGTCACCACCTCCCGACTCCAGCGCGACCTCTCCGATTCGACGGTCAAGCGCAACATCGGCGGCGCTTTCGCCCACTGCCTGATCGCCTACGGCAAGACCGCGTCGGGGCTCTCGAAGGTCGTCCCCAACGAGCAGGTCATGCGCGACGACCTCGAGGACACCCCCGAGATCATCGGCGAGGCCGTCCAGACCGTCCTCCGGCGCGAGGGGCAAGCCGACGCCTACGAGCGGGTCAAGGCCGTCACCCGCGGGAAGGACGTGACCCTCGCGGACTTCCGCGAGCTGTTCGACGAACTCGAGGTCGACGAGGACGTCCGCGAGGAACTGCACGCGTTGACGCCGGCGGGTTACACCGGCGTCGCGAGCCGGCTCGTCGACGACCTCGAGTAG
- a CDS encoding EamA family transporter, whose translation MEYLVWVLVALLAYGLMAPLTSVVTSDVPPAVALFLSTTIFLCLTTVVLVITGTGRPSDAVTPSAGIVYVAGLFLSSGILAYYQALERGPVSVVVPIYGLFIVGSSIIGIAFLGEELTATRGAGIVAAAGAIYLAAGGEE comes from the coding sequence ATGGAATACCTCGTGTGGGTGCTCGTCGCCCTCCTGGCCTACGGACTGATGGCACCCCTGACGAGCGTCGTGACGTCGGACGTGCCGCCCGCGGTCGCGCTCTTCCTCTCGACGACGATCTTTCTCTGTCTGACGACCGTCGTGCTCGTCATCACGGGGACCGGCCGCCCGTCCGACGCGGTAACTCCGTCGGCGGGAATCGTCTACGTCGCCGGCCTCTTTCTCTCTTCGGGCATCCTCGCGTACTATCAGGCGCTCGAGCGAGGCCCGGTTAGCGTCGTCGTGCCGATCTACGGTCTCTTCATCGTCGGGAGTTCGATTATCGGGATCGCATTTCTCGGCGAGGAGCTGACCGCGACTCGCGGCGCCGGCATCGTCGCCGCAGCGGGTGCGATCTACCTCGCCGCCGGAGGGGAGGAGTGA